The genomic segment AATAAAGAATATGCTTTTTCCACAGCAATTCTTCCATAAAAGATTTTTGCTACTTTATTTTCTCTATAATTGTTGAAGTTTGTTAGCGGTAAATCATGTCTGCAAAACGTACATAAAATGGATTCGTTTTCAATTAACTGAGCATCGCAATTTGCACATAACCTAGGATAAAAAAGTTGAAAAAAATCTGTTAATATATTCATTTTAATGTAAATGATTCATTTTAAAGATACTATAAAATTTATAGTTTGTTGATTTTTTTTTGAAATAATCTCTTTTTAAGGTGAAAATTCGTGAATTCGTGGTATTTTTAATAATTGATGATTTCGTAAATTCTAAAAATAAAGAAATTTTTTCACTCATTTTTTTCAGATATAAAAGATAAAATAGAGTCACTAAAATTTTTCAATTTTAAAAGAAATTAGCAATATTTCATTTTTAAATAATCGTTAAATAATAGAAAAATTCGTGAATTTGTGGCATTTTAATAATCATAAGGTTATCAACCTTAAAAACACGTTGTTTTTTTATTGAAAAAGTTTTGTAAACGTTTATCTTTGTCGGCATTATGGCAAAACAAGAAGATCAATTTAAAAAGGTATTATCGCATGCGAAGGAATATGGGTATGTATTTCAATCGAGCGAAATTTACGACGGATTAAGTGCAGTTTACGACTACGCTCAAAATGGAGTAGAATTAAAGAAAAATATAAGAGATTACTGGTGGAAAGCAATGGTGCAAATGCACGAAAATATTGTGGGAATAGATGCTGCAATTTTAATGCACCCAACTACTTGGAAAGCTTCTGGACATGTAGATGCTTTTAACGATCCTTTAATTGATAATAAAGATTCTAAAAAACGTTACAGAGCAGATGTTTTAGTGGAAGATTTTAGAGAGAAAATATCTGAGAAAATTCAAAAAGATATCGATAAAGCTAAAAAACGTTTTGGAGATGCTTTTAACGAGGAGGAGTTTAGAAATACGAACCCAAATGTTTTGCGTCGTCAAAAACAAATGGACGAGATTACTGCTGAATTAACGAGAGTTCAGGAAGAAGGTGATTTGGTTGGTTTTAGAGAATTAATTATAGACTTAGGAATCAATTGCCCAGTTTCTGGTTCAAAAAATTGGACGGAAGTAAAGCAATTCAATTTAATGTTTGGAACTCAAATTGGAGCATCCTCAGAAAATTCTACACAAGTATATTTACGACCTGAAACTGCGCAAGGTATTTTTGTAAATTTCTTAAATGTTCAAAAAACGGGAAGGATGAAAATTCCTTTTGGAATCGCGCAAACAGGTAAAGCTTTTAGAAATGAGATTGTTGCAAGACAATTTATTTTTAGAATGCGTGAATTCGAACAAATGGAAATGCAATTTTTTGTAAAACCAGGAACGCAAAAAGAGTGGTATAATAAGTGGAAAGAAACACGGTTAAAATGGCATTTATCATTAGGAATGGGAGCAGAGAATTATCGTTTTCACGACCATGATAAATTAGCACATTATGCAGATGCAGCAGCAGATATCGAGTTTAAATTTCCATTTGGTTTTAAGGAATTAGAAGGGATTCATTCAAGAACAGATTTCGATTTAAAAGCGCACGAAGAATATTCAGGAAAGAAATTGCAATATTTCGATCACGAAGAAAACAAAAGTTATGTACCTTATGTAGTGGAAACTTCAATAGGTTTAGATAGAATGTTTTTAGCTGTTTTCTCTAATTCTTTACAAGAAGAAACATTAGAAAACGGAACAACAAGAACTGTTTTAAAATTGCCAGCAGTTTTAGCACCTTTTAAAGTAGCTATTTTTCCGTTAGTTAAAAAAGACGGTTTGCCAGAAGTTGCACGTAAGATTATGAATGATCTTAAATGGGATTTTAATGTATTTTATGATGAAAAAGATGCAGTTGGAAAGCGTTACAGAAGACAAGATGCAGCAGGAACACCATTTTGTATTACTGTAGATCACGATACTTTAGAAGATAATTCTGTAACAATTCGTCATAGAGATACTATGGAGCAAAAACGTGTTGCTATTGCCGATTTAAAAGAGCTTATAAAAGCAGCAGTAGATGTAAAAACTTGGTTACAGAAAATGTAGCTTTTACTCCACAGATTTTTAACTTTATCACAAAAAAAATAAGGATAATCTTTTCAGATTAAGATTACCCTTATTTTTTTGTTAAGTTTTCTAATGTTAATTATACACGTGTATAAACTTGTGTTTTACCTTCTGTAGTAATTGTAAGTTTATTACCATCAATTTTGTATACAGACTCAGTAGTATTTTCTTTCCCATCACTTGTAACTGTAATAACTGTTAATTTATTACCAGATGTAGTATATTTACCATTTGTGTTTTGTATAATTTTTTTTCCTTGTCTTAGAATTTCTGCTTCTGAAGATAAAGTGCCATTTGGTAAAAAGGTTACTTTTTGTTTACTAATATAGGTGTCTTTAGGATTTGCTGGTTTATCGGCTTTTAGTTCCCAAGACCCAATAATGGTAATTTCATTATCTTCATTATTATTATCTGAACTACAAGAGCTAAATGTGGCTACAAACGCGAATAATATAAATGCTATTTTTTTCATAATTTTAATTTAATATAGATTAATTTTCGGCAAAAATAAAATGAAAAAATATAAAATGGTAATAAATATTTGATAATTTTTAGTTAAATTTATATCTATCTAATAGTTTACATATGGCTATTCTTTATTAGAAACGACAGCTGTTGTGCTTCAATTTAAAATATAGATTTAAATATAGTTATCTATTTTTTTTGTGTTATTTCGACGATAGGAGAAATCTTATAATTTATAACCGCAATTTGTAAAATTCCTCTTCCTGCGTTATTCTTTAGATTAGTAAAATGAAATAATTACTTAAAATAAAAATATTTAAACAACTAGCAATCAGTTGGTGGTGGTGTGTTTGCCTTGCGTTACAAGGAAAGTAAATACAAATCAATACCTAATTATTTAGGCATATTTTAAAGAAAAAAATCCGTTAGAATTATTTTTCTAACGGATTTTTATATTTAACCTTTTTTTGAGGTTTCTCCATAAGTCGAAATTACAAAAGAAAGAGTAAAAATAGTTATTTCACACAAAAATGAAATAAATTATCTGCAACGATTCGTTGCCTACATCATTCCTGGCATTCCACCACCACCCATTGGAGGCATTCCACCAGCAGGAGCATCTTCTTTAATATCTATTAAAGCGCATTCAGTAGTAAGAATCATTCCAGCAACAGAAGCTGCATTTTCTAAAGCCACACGAGTTACTTTTTTAGGATCTATAATTCCTGCTTTTAGCATATCTACATACTCATCTGATTTTGCATTGTAACCAAAGTCTTTTTTACCTTCTAAAACTTTATTTAAAACCACAGAACCTTCACCACCAGCATTTTCAATAATAATTCTTAATGGAGCTTCAATTGCTTTATTAATAATTTGTACACCTGTAGTTTCATCTAAATTTTCAGTTGCTAATTTCTCTAAAACTTTTTTAGCACGCACTAAAGCAACACCACCACCAGCAACAATTCCTTCTTCTACAGCAGCTCTTGTAGCATGTAAAGCATCATCTACTCTGTCTTTTTTCTCTTTCATTTCTACTTCAGAAGCAGCACCCACATATAAAACTGCAACACCACCAGCTAATTTCGCCAAACGTTCTTGTAGTTTTTCCTTATCATAATCAGACGTTGTCGTTTCGATTTGCGTTTTAATTTGGTTTACTCTAGCTTTAATTGCTTTCGCATCACCAGAGCCATTTACAATTGTAGTATTATCTTTATCGATAGTTACAGTTTCTGCAGTTCCTAATAAATCTAAGGTTGCATTTTCAAGAGAAAAACCTCTTTCTTCAGAAATTACAGTTCCACCAGTTAAAATAGCGATGTCTTCTAACATTGCTTTTCTTCTATCTCCAAAACCAGGTGCTTTTACAGCAGCGATTTTTAAACCACCACGCAATTTGTTAACTACTAAAGTTGCTAATGCTTGTCCATCTACATCTTCAGCAATAATTAAAAGAGGTTTTCCAGATTGAGCAACAGGTTCTAAAATTGGAAGAATCTCGTTTAAGTTAGAGATTTTCTTATCGAATAATAAGATGTATGGATTTTCTAAATCTGCAATCATTTTATCTGCATCTGTAACAAAGTATGGAGATAAGTAACCTCTGTCAAACTGCATACCTTCCACAACATCTACATATGTTTCCATACCTTTTGCTTCTTCTACAGTAATAACACCTTCTTTACCAACTTTGGTAAAAGCAGTTGCAATTAATTCTCCAATAGTATCGTCGTTATTTGCAGAAATTGCAGCAACTTGTTTTATTTTTTCAGAAGAATTACCTACTTTTTGAGTTTGTTTTTCTAAATCAGAAATAATTGTAGCAACAGCTTTATCAATTCCACGTTTTAAATCCATTGGATTTGCGCCTGCTGCAACATTTTTTAATCCTTCTTTTACGATTGCTTGTGCCAAAACGGTTGCAGTAGTTGTTCCATCACCCGCTAAATCGTTGGTTTTAGAAGCAACTTCTTTTACCATTTGAGCTCCCATATTTTCAAGCTCGTTTTCTAATTCTACTTCTTTTGCAACAGAAACACCGTCTTTAGTTACTGTTGGTGCACCAAAAGATTTAGAAATAATTACATTTCTTCCTTTTGGTCCTAAAGTTACTTTTACTGCATTTGCTAAAGCATCAACTCCACGTTTTAATCCGTCTCTTGCTTCAATATCAAATTTTATATCTTTTGCCATGATTTTTTGTTTAAGATTCCAAGTTTTTCACTAGGAATAAATAGTTATTTTATTTTTTCAGTTAGTTTTCCTTTTTTTTGGAAAGGTTAGGATTAGATAATTGCTAAGATGTCGCTTTCACGCATCATTAAATAATCTTTTCCTTCTAATTTTAAGTCTGTACCACCATATTTGCTATACAAAACAGTGTCGCCAACTTTTACAGTTAAAGGCTCGTCTACTTTACCATTTCCAATGGCTACAACAGTTCCTTGTTGCGGTTTTTCTTTTGCATTATCTGGTATAATTAATCCAGACGCTGTTTTTGTTTCTGCTGGAGCAGGTTCTACAAGAACTCTGTCTGCTAAAGGTTTAATGTTTAATCCCATTTTTTTATAAATTTTGATTAATTAAATAATTTTTATAGTTGTTACATAGTCAGAAATTATGCCATTACAAGAAAACTGACAATTTTTCGCTGATTCTTTTTTTGATTAAAATATGGAACAAAAAAAATGCCAACGTGTCATTCACATTGGCATTTTAAGTATCCTAAAATTCTAACTCTTTAAAAAGTTTTCGAACCCGAGTAAAAGTCACTTACCTGAGAGAAAGCTAGAATAAAATTTTTATAAGCTGTCGTTTGTGGTTGTTGTAGAATTTGTTGGAGCAGGAGTTGTACTCTCAATACCATCTAGTGTATTGTCTAATTTAAAGTTATTGTCTCCACCTCTTGGAATCGCTACATTTGCTAATAAAATTAAAGCAAACATTGCAATTGCTAAGGTCCAGGTTGTGTTATCTAAAAATTTATTTGTGTTTTGCACACCTCCTAAAGACTGTGCTCCACCACCACCAAAAGAAGAAGACAAACCTCCACCTTTAGGATTTTGTACCATAACTATTAAGATTAAAGCGATTGCTACAATCAAAATTAGAATTAAAAATGCTGTATAACTCATGATTTATTTTTTTGTAAAATTTGTACTCTTTTAATTTGGTCTGCAAAGAAA from the Polaribacter cellanae genome contains:
- a CDS encoding glycine--tRNA ligase — translated: MAKQEDQFKKVLSHAKEYGYVFQSSEIYDGLSAVYDYAQNGVELKKNIRDYWWKAMVQMHENIVGIDAAILMHPTTWKASGHVDAFNDPLIDNKDSKKRYRADVLVEDFREKISEKIQKDIDKAKKRFGDAFNEEEFRNTNPNVLRRQKQMDEITAELTRVQEEGDLVGFRELIIDLGINCPVSGSKNWTEVKQFNLMFGTQIGASSENSTQVYLRPETAQGIFVNFLNVQKTGRMKIPFGIAQTGKAFRNEIVARQFIFRMREFEQMEMQFFVKPGTQKEWYNKWKETRLKWHLSLGMGAENYRFHDHDKLAHYADAAADIEFKFPFGFKELEGIHSRTDFDLKAHEEYSGKKLQYFDHEENKSYVPYVVETSIGLDRMFLAVFSNSLQEETLENGTTRTVLKLPAVLAPFKVAIFPLVKKDGLPEVARKIMNDLKWDFNVFYDEKDAVGKRYRRQDAAGTPFCITVDHDTLEDNSVTIRHRDTMEQKRVAIADLKELIKAAVDVKTWLQKM
- a CDS encoding lipocalin family protein; the protein is MKKIAFILFAFVATFSSCSSDNNNEDNEITIIGSWELKADKPANPKDTYISKQKVTFLPNGTLSSEAEILRQGKKIIQNTNGKYTTSGNKLTVITVTSDGKENTTESVYKIDGNKLTITTEGKTQVYTRV
- the groL gene encoding chaperonin GroEL (60 kDa chaperone family; promotes refolding of misfolded polypeptides especially under stressful conditions; forms two stacked rings of heptamers to form a barrel-shaped 14mer; ends can be capped by GroES; misfolded proteins enter the barrel where they are refolded when GroES binds); this translates as MAKDIKFDIEARDGLKRGVDALANAVKVTLGPKGRNVIISKSFGAPTVTKDGVSVAKEVELENELENMGAQMVKEVASKTNDLAGDGTTTATVLAQAIVKEGLKNVAAGANPMDLKRGIDKAVATIISDLEKQTQKVGNSSEKIKQVAAISANNDDTIGELIATAFTKVGKEGVITVEEAKGMETYVDVVEGMQFDRGYLSPYFVTDADKMIADLENPYILLFDKKISNLNEILPILEPVAQSGKPLLIIAEDVDGQALATLVVNKLRGGLKIAAVKAPGFGDRRKAMLEDIAILTGGTVISEERGFSLENATLDLLGTAETVTIDKDNTTIVNGSGDAKAIKARVNQIKTQIETTTSDYDKEKLQERLAKLAGGVAVLYVGAASEVEMKEKKDRVDDALHATRAAVEEGIVAGGGVALVRAKKVLEKLATENLDETTGVQIINKAIEAPLRIIIENAGGEGSVVLNKVLEGKKDFGYNAKSDEYVDMLKAGIIDPKKVTRVALENAASVAGMILTTECALIDIKEDAPAGGMPPMGGGGMPGMM
- a CDS encoding co-chaperone GroES encodes the protein MGLNIKPLADRVLVEPAPAETKTASGLIIPDNAKEKPQQGTVVAIGNGKVDEPLTVKVGDTVLYSKYGGTDLKLEGKDYLMMRESDILAII
- the secG gene encoding preprotein translocase subunit SecG, with translation MSYTAFLILILIVAIALILIVMVQNPKGGGLSSSFGGGGAQSLGGVQNTNKFLDNTTWTLAIAMFALILLANVAIPRGGDNNFKLDNTLDGIESTTPAPTNSTTTTNDSL